A segment of the Excalfactoria chinensis isolate bCotChi1 chromosome Z, bCotChi1.hap2, whole genome shotgun sequence genome:
tatagagcaaatcatcttgggtgagatcataTGGCACATGCATGacatccaggggatcaggcccagccagcatgacTACATGAAGGGCAGGTCATGCCTGATtaacctcatttccttctacgactgggtgaccagactggtagatcTGGTAGATCTATAGTAGAAAGTTCAAAATCTCTGGTAGATTTTGGTAGAAACCAAAATGAATAGCAAATTCAATAGTAATTAAGGTGACTGTTCTAGAATAACATATGTTTTGTCAAGCAGTGCCAGGAGTGGATTGAGGTGCTCAAGAGAGCCAGCTATGAGTTCATGAGAAGTTTGATTTTTCTGCTGGAATGAGATCCAGAAGATGACAGGGAAAGACCTCCTGGAGCAGTTTGGTATCAAAGAGGGAGCCCGCTTTCAGCTGTCAAGCTGCAAGTAGTAATTTCATAGGATCTATCTGGAGGGTCAAACCCACCTTCCCCCAGGAGGAATAGTGGCAgatccctccccccacccccagcaaTGACCAACTGACTTTTTAATTTGTTAGCCAAACAgaaaggttgtttttctttttgtttttttcatgaaataacactggtttttcttttaaggaaaaaaaaaaaaggaaatggtaaTTAAggataaatataaatattccGGATTTCCCCAGAATGCATGCCACTTGGTATGTTTATGAGATAGATAGCCAGACTTTTAAGATTCTAAACttttaaagttattttccaTATAATGAATTCcatctcattatttttaatttactatTTTTATGTACTTCAGGGCAAGGTAAATTACTCAATACTTGTCAAATGCTAGAATGGCCGTTATTTCTAGTTTACATTGTGGactgattatttatttagttatatGCTCTTCAAACAAGAGTCTGATATTTTACTTCTTCTGATTATAAAAGGTGGAATCGCCTATCTGGACCATAGCACAACTCGTGAATGTTGCACTAAAGTGACAAAATGTTTGACACAGAGGAAGAGGAGTCTTTAACCAATAGCAGTTCATTACTGCCTCCATCTGACACAGAGTTTAACCAAGGAGTCCGGAAGGACAATCAGAGACTTCGGGAAGAGAATCAAATTCTTCAGCAAGAGAACAGATTCTTGAGTGTCGAGAACAAAGCTTATTGCCAACAGAATCAACTTATCCTAAGACAGAATAAAGCTCTCTGGGAGGAGAATAGAAATCTTCATGAGAAGTATGTAtcatcttcagaagaaaagcactaTGAGAAATGGCAAGAAGCCTTCCAACTACGATTTAAAGCCCGCAGGGAAGAGGATAGAGTTCTCAGAGTACGAGAAATGGCATTTGTGATGCAGGACAAAGCTAGGTGGGAAGTGCTTTTAGCTCAATGGGAGGAAGACAAGGCCAAGTTCCTTCTAAAGCACAGCATAGGCATcgaggaagaaaagaaagctctcTGTGATGAAAAAAATGCCCTCACTGCTCAGCAGCTTTGCCTTCTAAGGGAGAACAAGGCACTTCATGATGACAGGGAGGTCCTATATAGTCAGAGAAAAGCTATCCTAGAGGAGCAAAATTTCCTCCATGAGTGGTATAATATCcttcaagagaagaaataaatcaatGGAAGTTTCAGATGTTTAGAGGGATGTTGCAGGAGAAGTAAGGAATTGACAAAGAAAGGCAAGAATTACCATAGTTGCCAGATACTATGGTATAGGCTACATAGCAGAACATTCACAGCAactaatgattaaaaaaatggCACAATTATGCCCTATGGTAGAGCCTCAATATTCTGAAAGTATGTTGATATCTTTGGTCCCTAAGGGCAAATAAATTTCTTCTGGCAATACATATCTGCAGGAGTTTGATTAATGGGATACTGAACACTACAGAAACATGTTTCTGACTACACTACCATTGCTGTAGGATCTGTAGCCTTGTTATTTGTGCTTCAAATCACATCTcattaccttaaaaaaaaaaaaacaaaaaacatgcttttattaataaataaaaaccaaaaaaatgtTGTATATAAAAATACCTTCCCATCACGTGCTTATTTCAGAAGCTTGCAAGTGAAAATCCCTACCAGAATAAAACACCATATTAAGACTCCCTGTTTTTCATAGCAAACCAGGGTCAATACTTCATTCTGGGGAGATAATGGGCATAACCCATCTGCTGCGTCTGGGCCTAGATATAGGCAGGCTATTACAAACCAATCTTTATCACTTAGCCTTATTTTCAAGTATCTAGACCTTCATTTTTTAACTAGTGTAGTGTTCTTGACATAACTACGGTACTGTGTGACTAAGCATGTGTCCCTCTTATAATATCATTATTTCTCTGGAAATGTATGTGAGCACAGAgtcatcacagaatggcttattTGCATGGCAACATAATGTAGTGGTGTATTCGCAGAAAGgttcagcttctgctgccaGACCTCCTATAtcaatatcatagaatcaaagaatcaccaaggttgtaaaagacctaAAAGTtaatccagtccaaccattcgcctattaccaatagctcccactaaaccatgtcccgcaacacaacatccagtcattccttgaacacccccagggtcggtgactccaccacctcctggcagtccattccagtgcctgaccaccctttctgagaaataatatttcctaatgtccagcctgaatctcccctgctgttgcttgaaaccattccctctggtcctatcactaacaacacaagagaagaggccagcccccagctcactaccacctcccttcaggaagttatagagggcctcctcttctccaggctccagctccttcagcctcttctgTCACAGGAcaagataataaaatagaaggcattatttccagagcagccctcatgaAATATAACATAGTTAATAATtgtatattgtattatagtaacaaaacttatttaaatttttaatgctttttatttaatcttAAATAAAAGACAGTATCCAAACCATAATACTAGTTGGATAGTGACCTCATTCCAGTGAAACTAATGAATCAGTTTGGTTCAATTGGTTGCGATGCTTGCTGAGTTTCCAAGGTGTTCTCCAGAGACTTCAGATGAAATTTTATTCTCCCTGTACTTCATCCTTCAGGAGATTTATTCACAAATGCATGTTCTGCCAAAAAGTGTGATGACATGATGAATAAGGCAAGACTGTGAAGCAAGGAGTATTTCTGACTGGGCTTGTAGGAGTGCAGAAAAAACGATGATCAAATTTTTGATTGCAACTCTATACACTTGGaaattcaaaatgcatttatattgactgaaaatggagtcaGAAATAaatccctaaaaaaaaaaaaaaaaaaaaaaaaaagaaaatgatattttgggGGAGCAATCTTGAAATCTGTTCTGAGATTCCTTTATCACAGCAGAAAGCATGACTgcatatttttttgctgttcatagGAGTGTTTTTAGCCAGTGCATCAGCATGCATGAAACTGTTAGCCATGACTTGAGTTAGCACTGCATTGTGCCCCATGCCCTGTTTGCAGCCCAAGTAGGGTTAGCAGATCACTGACATTTGATCAGCACCAAGTGATGGCTGTGTGCCCCTTGCTGGGACAGAAGAAATTACCTTAGAAAACAGCTCTCAGGACCAAATACAAATCCTATCTATAAGCTTTTAAGAtacatttttgtgttttcattttgggtGAATCAGGGGCCACTTGTTCTTTTGAACTTGAAGTGGTGAGCAGCTAACGCTAAACCACTTTTGTAACAACAGcagccaaaaaagaaacaaacatatcTGCTATAATAGCAAATACTTTTGCAGATAACTGGAACTTTTGTGGTCACCAGAGGCATTTTGTTACATCAACCATGCTGTGAGTTCTGCAATGATGTGGCTAACAGATCTGCCACCATATGCCAGATGGCTGAGTGATTCAAGGATAACACAACAGTAAGTGCCATATGATCTCCTTCATTTATCATAGTGGATACTCTATAGATACCTACATTCTCTGAACCTCTGGAGATGTTTTccttatatacatatacaatttTAGTCTTATATATAAATTATGTAGATAAAGTGTCATATTGGCCACTTGTTTAATGCTTCCTTGCAATTAATGGGCATACATCTAAAGCATCCCTGATGTTACAATACCATATTTTTATAGTGATGTGtaaaaattaaatctttttaGACTGCTTCTTGATCAGTACTTTTAGTCCATGGTAAACAATATAACATTCCCATGGTTGGGAGTATAAGgcataaacaaaaacaaattttaaaaaaaaatgtataattgTCCTTATAATTTGAATGATAGTGTCCAAACAGAGGGATACAGTAATTCTACCTCTAAAAAAGGTTATagatgtatgtatatttttgtcACTTAAGTATACGTTGCAGCGGAGACTAGCTTCAGAGCAGGTAAGACAGCACTGAGCAAGGGATCTGGAGTAAAAGGGCCAACAATAAATGTTCCttttagggcttttttttgAAGCTAGAAACAGTGCTGCActtgtgctggggagctggaaGCTTGTGGCTGGGATGCTGAGTCAGCAGAGGTGGAGCTGGCACATTAGCAGCACCGTTTAAACACCTGCCCTTAACATTCACACCTGATAATAAGCTTTAAATAGCTTTGGGAGGCAGGAGGTGCAGAAGGTATCTTGGCTGGCTGGTCACAGGGCATACCTGGTGAGTAAGCATTGTTTCTGCCCTCTGAGAACAGGGGGGGTTCAGTTAGTGCTTCCTTCCTGGGGTCTGGGTCAGGGACATAACCAGGAAACTCCCAAAGCTGGTTGGGCCCTCTGATTATTTTCTACTACTCATAGTTCAGGTGGGCAGTGATGAAACTGCTCAGAGAAGCCTATGAACTATGTAAATGAGATTTCAGGGGTTTAGGGTGTTTAGTTGAAGGAGTGGGTGCTCAAGtcattttttgttctgtatctCCAGGGGCTGTGAGGGACATGGAGCggctttggaaagcaaaagcaatgaaTAATTGGCTAAGAGACTGGTGCTGAGCCATTAACTTTAGGTTCTTTGATTATGGGCAGTGTACTCATCCCCTGACCTGCTGTCCATGAATAATGGCACCCACCTAAACCCACCCCAACAAATCCTAGTGCAGGAGCTAGCAGGGCTTATTGAAAGAGCTTTAAACCAGCTACGACAGGGGAAGGGGACAACACAGAGGTGAGCCTAGGGGAACAATGCTTGAGCTGGGAGTGAGGCAGATGACTTTGCTGAAGTGTGTCTACACAGATGCATCCAGTGTGGGCAACAAGCCCATAAGGGGCAGAacagttatcctcagggcacttcACGCCCTGATCTGAAAGTCTAGGATGCTATGCAGAATACACCCCCAGTGATACAGGTGGAGAGAGTTAAAGAGCCTGGgctgccacaagtccatgggactggATGGGCTCCACCCTCAGGTGCTGAGGGAGATGGAGGGGGTGATTGCTGAGCCATCTTCCAGCACtcctggttaactggagaggtcccagaggattggaggcttgccaatgtgatTCCCATCTACAGGAAGGGCTGTAAGGAGGATTCTGGGAACTTCAGGCccatcagcctgacctcagtaccagggaaagttataGAGCAAATtatcttgggtgagatcacacagcacaTGCATGGCATCCAtgggatcaggcccagccagcatgagTACATGAAGGGCAGGTCATGCCTGATcaacctcatttccttctacgactgggtgaccagactggtagatgagggtaaGGATGTTGATGTAGTCTTCTTGGACAGGTCTACCTAGACCAGTAATTTGCTAGGGAAACTAGCTGCCCCTGGCCTGGACAGGCATACCCTTCTTTAGGTAAGGAAATGGTTAGAGGGCCATGTCCAGTGAGTAGTGGTTAACGGAGTTCGGTCTGGCTGGCAacccattacaagtggtgtcccccaggagTCAGTTctagggcccatcttgtttaacatcttcactgatgacctggatgaggggactgagtgtATCCTCAGTgagctgggaggaagtgttgatctgcctgagggtagggaggtcctacagagggatctggatggctgggctgaggtgaatgggatgaggtaCAACcagaccaagtgctgggtcctgcacttttggccacaataacctCATGCAGCGCTATAGACTTGgggttgagtggctggatgactaTGAACAGGAAAGGGAGTTGGGGGTGCTGGtcgatgcttggctgaacatgacccaacagtgtgcccaggtggccaagaaggccaatggcattcagGCCCACATTAGAAataatgtggccagcaggagcagagaggtgagcATCTCAcagtactcagcactggtgaggctgcatctcgagtatagtgttcagttttgggctcctcgCTACAAGAATGACATTGAGGTCCAGGAATGtgtacagagaagggcaacgaaactggtgaggtgtctggagcacaagtcttatcaggagtggctcagggagctgggatagCTTagcctggagcagaggaggctcagaggagtCCTCTTTGCACTCTATAAcaacctgaagggaggttgcaaTGAGAAGAGGCTTGGCcgcttctcccaggcaacaaacaggacccaaggaaatggccacaagttgtactAGAGGAGGTACAGATTAGACATAAGGCAAAACTTTGTCTCTCagagagtgatcaggcactggaatgtctgcccatggtggtggtggggtcGCCATCTCTGGCactgttcaagaggcatctggatgaggagctatgagagatggtttagaggcttgtggtagcaatggtaatgggaggacggttggactggatgatcttgtaggcccTTTCCAAGCTTGTAATTTTGAGATTTAAGATCTTGGAGGGAGATTGCTtccagctggaaagctgcaagcAGTAATTTCATAGGCTCTATCTGGATGGTCAAACCCACCTTCCCCCAGGAGAAATAGTGGCAGATCCTTCCCCCGCACCCCCAGCAATGACCAACtgactttttaatttattagcCAAGTGgaatagttttttgtttgtttgtttgtttgttttttccatgaaaGGACACTtgttataaggaaaaaaaaaaaaaaaaagattctaaacttttaaagttattttccaTATAATGAATTCcatctcattatttttaatttactatTTTTATGTACTTCAGGGCAAGGGAAATTACTCAATACTTGTCAAATGCTAGAATGGCCGTTATTTCTAGTTTACATTGCGGactgattatttatttagttatatGCTCTTCAAACAAGAGTCTGATATTTTACTTCTTCTGATTATAGAATATAAAAGGTGGAATCGCCTCTCTGAACCATAGCACAACCTGTGAATGGTGCACTAAAGTGACAAAATGTTTGACACAAAGGAAGAGGAGTCTTTAACCAGTAGCAGTTCATTACTGCCTCTATCTGTCACAGAGTTTAACCAAGGAGTCCGGAAGGACAATCAGAGACTTCGGGAAGAGAATCAAATTCTTCAGCAAGAGAACAGATTCTTGAGTGTTGAGAACAAAGCTTATTGCCAACAGAATCAGCTTA
Coding sequences within it:
- the LOC140264673 gene encoding uncharacterized protein codes for the protein MFDTEEEESLTNSSSLLPPSDTEFNQGVRKDNQRLREENQILQQENRFLSVENKAYCQQNQLILRQNKALWEENRNLHEKYVSSSEEKHYEKWQEAFQLRFKARREEDRVLRVREMAFVMQDKARWEVLLAQWEEDKAKFLLKHSIGIEEEKKALCDEKNALTAQQLCLLRENKALHDDREVLYSQRKAILEEQNFLHEWYNILQEKK